From the genome of Methylomonas sp. UP202, one region includes:
- a CDS encoding TonB-dependent hemoglobin/transferrin/lactoferrin family receptor, whose product MVTNDEFSKMRYGGCPDPNRPRQPAPRQAGLCLLLCLLAGAAAAEDAAGDAAEELELPTVAVKAAAEKKPTAPAGTQSTIDAATIEQRMVRDIKDLIRYEPGVNVGSDPQRFGSTGFTIRGLGGNRVLMQIDGVRLPDSFSIGSFANSTRNAVDMDALKAVEIVRGSGPAAYGGDALGGTVNFVTKDPQDYLKVFGKTSYTGLKLHYNTTDNQFSQTGTAAGALGGWEGLAVFTHSHGNETDNQGGIDTRDARRTLPSPQDNQGYNLLAKLLYRFNDDNVLRISGEWLNKVSEFDALYGQNLDISNRFVNRMLTDDDQSRWRLALDHTLKAVQTPLFDQVFWQFYTERSATRQVTFQDRTSNANGHVLVERIFDFDNQDFGGQLRLDKHFQVAVGEHDLQYGGQISKNSVAQQRDGTLTCLTGKPRPPRQGGVTPECGNGKGTVTHTILPDEFPVRDFPLSTVTKAGAYLQDTIGLFDRRIELIPGGRWEYYRLLPQSDYLFEKASAQAVAEGAAPIVPTIKDAEAFLPKFGALLHLNATFTLHGQYSHGFRGPNFSDSNLGFTNATFGYTTIPNSALTPETSVGAEVGLRGQGGAGQFDATLFRNDYEDFMYDATICDQGSGCQYLTFQTVNSPDPIRMQGVEFKSQVFLDWFWPELSGASLLLSGSYTEGTNLRSGRSDDVALRKISPIKGVVGLRYDRAAGDWGGELILTLVGPKQAATAPADASYLTSGYGVVDFNAYYRINPHVSLNLGVFNVFDSRYIDWEDVDTQESNPHRNLGPFANADIRDRYSRPGRNLGVTLKIAY is encoded by the coding sequence ATGGTTACCAACGACGAATTTTCCAAGATGCGATACGGCGGCTGTCCCGACCCGAACCGCCCAAGACAGCCGGCACCCCGCCAAGCCGGGCTCTGCCTGCTGCTGTGCCTGCTGGCCGGCGCGGCGGCGGCCGAGGACGCGGCTGGCGACGCGGCGGAAGAGCTCGAATTGCCGACCGTCGCGGTCAAGGCCGCCGCCGAAAAGAAACCGACCGCCCCCGCCGGTACCCAATCGACGATAGACGCGGCGACGATAGAGCAACGCATGGTCCGCGACATCAAGGATCTGATTCGCTACGAACCCGGCGTCAATGTCGGCAGCGATCCGCAGCGTTTCGGCTCGACCGGCTTCACGATACGCGGACTAGGCGGCAACCGGGTATTGATGCAGATCGACGGCGTGCGCCTGCCGGACAGCTTCAGCATCGGCTCGTTCGCCAATTCAACCCGCAACGCGGTGGACATGGACGCGCTGAAAGCGGTCGAGATCGTACGCGGCAGCGGCCCGGCGGCCTATGGCGGCGACGCGCTGGGCGGCACCGTCAATTTCGTCACCAAGGACCCGCAAGACTATTTGAAGGTATTCGGCAAAACCAGCTATACCGGCCTGAAATTGCATTACAACACCACCGATAACCAATTCAGCCAAACCGGCACCGCCGCCGGCGCGCTGGGCGGCTGGGAGGGATTGGCGGTGTTCACCCACAGCCACGGCAACGAAACCGACAACCAAGGCGGCATCGACACACGCGATGCGCGGCGAACCCTGCCCAGCCCGCAAGACAATCAGGGTTACAACCTGCTGGCTAAATTGCTGTACCGTTTCAACGACGATAATGTGTTGCGGATCAGTGGCGAATGGCTGAACAAAGTCTCGGAGTTCGACGCGTTGTACGGCCAGAATCTGGACATCAGCAACCGCTTCGTCAACCGGATGTTGACCGACGACGACCAATCGCGTTGGCGGCTGGCACTGGACCACACGCTGAAAGCCGTGCAAACGCCGCTGTTCGACCAAGTCTTCTGGCAGTTTTACACGGAACGCTCGGCCACCCGCCAGGTCACTTTTCAGGACCGGACCTCCAATGCCAACGGCCACGTATTGGTCGAGCGCATCTTCGATTTCGATAACCAGGACTTCGGCGGCCAACTGCGACTGGACAAGCATTTCCAGGTCGCCGTCGGCGAGCACGACCTGCAATACGGCGGCCAGATCAGCAAAAACAGCGTGGCCCAGCAGCGCGACGGCACCCTAACCTGCCTGACCGGCAAACCGCGTCCGCCGCGCCAGGGCGGCGTCACCCCGGAGTGCGGCAACGGCAAGGGTACCGTCACCCATACGATACTGCCCGACGAATTTCCGGTGCGCGACTTTCCGCTCAGCACCGTTACCAAGGCCGGCGCTTACCTGCAGGACACGATAGGCCTATTCGACCGGCGCATCGAACTGATCCCCGGCGGCCGTTGGGAATACTACCGGCTATTGCCACAAAGCGATTACCTGTTCGAAAAAGCTTCGGCCCAAGCCGTCGCGGAAGGCGCGGCCCCCATCGTACCGACCATTAAGGACGCCGAAGCCTTTCTACCCAAATTCGGCGCGCTGCTGCATTTGAACGCCACCTTCACGCTGCACGGCCAATATAGCCACGGCTTCCGGGGTCCCAACTTCAGCGACAGCAATCTGGGCTTTACCAATGCCACCTTCGGCTACACCACGATACCCAACAGCGCCTTGACCCCGGAAACCAGCGTCGGCGCCGAAGTCGGCTTGCGCGGCCAGGGCGGCGCCGGCCAATTCGACGCGACCTTGTTCCGCAACGACTACGAGGACTTCATGTACGACGCGACCATCTGCGACCAAGGCAGCGGCTGCCAATACCTGACCTTTCAAACCGTCAACAGCCCCGATCCCATCCGCATGCAAGGCGTCGAATTCAAGAGCCAAGTATTTCTGGATTGGTTTTGGCCCGAACTGTCCGGCGCCAGCCTGCTGCTGAGCGGCTCCTACACCGAAGGTACCAATCTGCGTAGCGGCCGGAGCGACGATGTCGCGTTGCGTAAGATCAGTCCTATCAAGGGCGTGGTCGGCCTGCGTTACGATCGAGCCGCCGGCGATTGGGGCGGCGAACTGATCCTGACCCTGGTCGGCCCCAAACAGGCGGCCACGGCGCCGGCCGACGCCAGCTATTTGACCAGCGGCTACGGCGTCGTCGATTTCAACGCCTATTACCGGATCAATCCGCACGTCAGCCTAAACCTGGGCGTGTTCAACGTCTTCGACAGCCGTTACATCGATTGGGAAGACGTGGACACCCAAGAAAGCAATCCGCACCGAAATTTGGGTCCGTTCGCCAATGCCGACATCCGCGACCGCTATTCCCGGCCCGGCCGCAACCTCGGCGTCACGCTGAAAATCGCTTACTGA
- a CDS encoding ChuX/HutX family heme-like substrate-binding protein: MLNTQLTQDATAPDTLKAAWRELLSCRPHLRIRDAAATLGVSEAELLATGCGDNVIRLQTGDWPALLSGVAALGPVMALTRNAAAVHEKTGEYARPQAHGRLAIVAGRRIDLCLALSDWYCAYAVSEASADGPRRSLQFFGADGEAVHKIYLLSQPLKTVRPQPVEGRTTSGLDEPSPNGMPSSNRTGDINQGANIEAYWDLVERFRAADQSTRLELPATAPGAPWLNPQPELPAQWQRWTALWRHAETRQAAACLPAGLFRDFVGQLAQALLPIHILTASRAALQVHAGPVQNLRITGPWFNILDPQFNLHLNETAIDHLAIAELAFRHQRFSGLLLRDGAGRTVAALCGEFDEDAGESPPWRDFLAALQRSASPRPTQV, encoded by the coding sequence ATGCTAAACACTCAATTGACCCAAGACGCCACCGCGCCGGACACCTTAAAAGCCGCATGGCGCGAATTGCTAAGTTGCCGGCCGCACCTGCGGATACGCGACGCGGCCGCCACGCTGGGCGTCAGCGAAGCGGAACTGTTGGCCACGGGCTGCGGCGACAACGTCATCCGGCTGCAAACCGGCGACTGGCCGGCGCTGCTGAGCGGCGTCGCCGCACTGGGACCGGTGATGGCGCTGACCCGCAACGCCGCCGCCGTCCACGAAAAAACCGGCGAATACGCTCGGCCGCAAGCCCACGGCCGGCTGGCGATCGTCGCCGGCCGCCGCATCGACCTGTGTCTGGCGCTAAGCGACTGGTATTGCGCTTACGCGGTCAGCGAAGCGTCGGCCGACGGCCCGCGCCGCAGTCTGCAATTCTTCGGTGCCGACGGCGAAGCCGTCCACAAGATATATCTATTATCCCAACCCTTAAAGACCGTTCGCCCCCAGCCTGTCGAAGGACGAACGACCTCGGGCTTAGACGAACCGAGCCCGAACGGAATGCCCTCGAGCAATCGGACCGGGGACATAAACCAAGGCGCGAATATCGAAGCCTATTGGGATTTAGTCGAGCGCTTTCGCGCCGCCGATCAGTCGACACGGCTGGAACTGCCCGCCACCGCGCCCGGCGCGCCGTGGCTAAACCCGCAGCCGGAGTTGCCGGCCCAATGGCAGCGCTGGACCGCATTGTGGCGCCACGCCGAAACCCGGCAAGCGGCCGCGTGCCTGCCGGCCGGGCTGTTTCGGGATTTCGTCGGTCAACTGGCGCAAGCCTTGCTGCCTATCCACATCCTGACCGCCAGCCGCGCCGCGTTGCAAGTCCATGCCGGCCCGGTGCAAAACCTGCGGATTACCGGTCCCTGGTTCAACATCCTCGATCCCCAGTTCAATCTGCATTTAAACGAGACCGCCATCGATCACTTGGCGATCGCCGAACTAGCCTTCCGCCACCAACGCTTTAGCGGCCTGCTGCTGCGCGACGGCGCCGGCCGAACCGTCGCGGCGCTATGTGGCGAATTCGACGAAGACGCCGGCGAGAGTCCGCCGTGGCGCGACTTCCTGGCGGCACTACAGCGCTCGGCATCCCCAAGACCAACCCAGGTCTAG
- a CDS encoding pyridoxamine 5'-phosphate oxidase family protein — MNHPNIDLNQVRAACQALPQSFDSVLMATVSAAGEPEASYAAYVRHDGDYYIYVSELSAHTRNLLDNGKVCLLFVEDETKAAHLFARQRVTYHCAAAEIDRDTASFEYLMSLFEEKFGAFIRQLRKMQDFHLFRIRPQRGSFVQGFAKAFAIEGDDLAQIRHVNDVGHQTREPAEAPA; from the coding sequence ATGAACCACCCAAACATCGATCTCAACCAAGTCCGCGCCGCCTGTCAAGCCCTGCCGCAAAGCTTCGACTCGGTGCTGATGGCGACCGTCAGCGCCGCCGGAGAACCGGAAGCCAGTTACGCCGCCTACGTGCGCCACGACGGCGACTACTACATCTACGTCAGTGAACTATCCGCCCATACCCGTAACCTGCTCGACAACGGCAAGGTCTGTCTGCTGTTCGTCGAAGACGAAACCAAGGCCGCTCACTTGTTCGCCCGCCAGCGCGTGACCTACCACTGCGCCGCCGCCGAAATCGACCGCGATACCGCATCCTTCGAATACCTGATGAGTCTGTTCGAGGAAAAATTCGGCGCCTTCATCCGCCAATTACGAAAAATGCAGGACTTTCATTTGTTCCGGATACGGCCGCAACGCGGCAGTTTCGTGCAAGGTTTCGCCAAGGCGTTCGCGATCGAAGGCGACGACTTGGCGCAAATCCGCCACGTCAACGACGTCGGCCACCAGACCCGCGAACCGGCCGAAGCGCCGGCATAG
- a CDS encoding ABC transporter substrate-binding protein, with product MPSRIVSVGGALTEIVYALGGAEHLVGVDSTSLTPAAAQALPQVGYMRTLSAEGVLSLRPDLLLASAHAGPPAVLEQLRAAGVQIQTLAEDYSAAGIAAKIGAVAALLEQPERGRELADQVQADFDRLAQWRAQSREHPKVLFLMAVAHGAPLASGRGTAADAVLTLAGAANAAGELQGNKPIGTEAMVAAAPDAILLTDVAANAIGGLEAFYRQPGIAQTPAGRQRKVFIVDTLALLGFGLHSGQAVLELAKRLHGEPAVAADAGAGR from the coding sequence GTGCCGAGCCGCATCGTCTCGGTCGGCGGCGCGTTGACCGAAATCGTCTACGCCTTGGGCGGCGCCGAGCACCTGGTCGGCGTCGACAGCACCAGCCTGACGCCGGCCGCCGCCCAGGCGCTGCCGCAAGTCGGCTACATGCGCACGCTGTCGGCCGAAGGCGTACTGTCGCTGCGTCCCGACCTGCTGCTGGCCAGCGCCCACGCCGGCCCGCCGGCGGTGCTGGAGCAATTGCGCGCGGCCGGCGTGCAAATTCAAACGCTAGCCGAGGACTATTCCGCCGCCGGCATCGCCGCCAAAATCGGCGCTGTCGCCGCCTTGCTGGAACAGCCCGAACGCGGCCGGGAACTGGCCGATCAAGTGCAAGCCGACTTCGATCGACTGGCGCAATGGCGCGCGCAAAGCCGTGAACACCCCAAAGTGCTGTTTTTGATGGCGGTGGCTCACGGCGCGCCGCTGGCTTCAGGACGCGGCACCGCCGCCGACGCGGTATTAACGTTGGCCGGCGCCGCCAACGCCGCCGGCGAACTGCAAGGCAACAAACCCATCGGTACCGAAGCGATGGTCGCCGCCGCGCCGGACGCGATTTTGTTGACCGACGTCGCCGCCAACGCCATCGGCGGCCTGGAAGCGTTCTACCGGCAACCCGGCATCGCCCAAACCCCAGCCGGCCGGCAACGTAAAGTCTTTATCGTCGATACCCTGGCCTTGCTCGGCTTTGGCTTGCACAGCGGTCAGGCGGTGCTGGAACTGGCCAAACGGCTGCACGGCGAACCGGCAGTTGCCGCCGACGCGGGTGCCGGCCGATGA
- a CDS encoding iron ABC transporter permease: protein MTMHAAMAAAGPRLRLKPSLSHAGLCWLLALLLAVAALASLGSGAVAISAGQAAAIVADRFGIALPWPFGADQQAVLLAIRAPRLVLGLLVGGALAASGAAMQGLFRNPLADPALIGVSSGAALAAVAVIVLRDSLFGAVAGAFGAYLLPVAAIAGGFGVSWLVYRLADSGDRLDVASLLLSGIAINALAGSATGLLVYLADDDQLRSLTFWSLGSLNGAGWDGVAIGAPFLLANLLLLPWLADALNALLLGEAEAGHLGFPVERIKTGVVALVALGVGAAVALSGVIGFIGLVVPHLLRLALGPDHRWLLPSSALLGALLLICADDLARSLAAPAEIPIGIVTGLLGSPFFLWLLFRQKLMGH from the coding sequence ATGACTATGCATGCCGCGATGGCGGCGGCCGGACCGCGTCTTCGGCTAAAACCGAGCTTGAGCCACGCCGGCCTGTGCTGGCTGCTGGCATTGTTGCTGGCCGTCGCCGCCTTGGCCTCGCTGGGCAGCGGCGCGGTCGCGATCTCGGCCGGCCAGGCCGCCGCCATCGTCGCCGACCGCTTCGGTATCGCCCTGCCCTGGCCGTTCGGCGCGGACCAGCAAGCGGTGCTGTTGGCGATTCGCGCGCCGCGCCTGGTGTTGGGTTTATTGGTCGGCGGCGCCTTGGCCGCATCCGGCGCGGCGATGCAGGGCTTGTTCCGCAATCCGCTGGCCGATCCGGCCTTGATCGGCGTTTCCAGCGGCGCCGCGCTGGCCGCGGTGGCGGTCATCGTGTTGCGCGACAGTCTGTTCGGCGCCGTGGCCGGCGCATTCGGCGCCTATTTATTGCCGGTCGCGGCCATCGCCGGCGGTTTTGGGGTCAGTTGGCTGGTGTACCGGCTGGCCGACAGCGGCGACCGGCTGGACGTAGCCTCGCTGTTACTGTCCGGCATCGCCATCAACGCGCTGGCCGGCTCGGCCACCGGCTTGCTGGTCTATCTGGCCGACGACGACCAGTTGCGCAGCTTGACCTTCTGGAGTTTGGGCAGCCTGAACGGCGCCGGTTGGGACGGCGTTGCCATTGGCGCGCCGTTTTTACTGGCCAATCTGCTGCTGTTGCCGTGGCTGGCCGATGCCTTGAACGCCTTGCTGCTCGGCGAAGCCGAAGCCGGCCACCTGGGCTTTCCGGTCGAACGCATCAAAACCGGCGTGGTGGCCTTGGTCGCGCTCGGCGTCGGCGCGGCGGTGGCCTTGTCCGGCGTGATCGGCTTCATCGGTCTGGTGGTGCCGCATCTATTGCGGCTGGCCCTAGGGCCGGACCACCGTTGGCTATTGCCTTCATCGGCGCTGCTCGGTGCCTTATTGTTGATCTGCGCCGATGATCTGGCCCGCAGTTTGGCGGCACCGGCCGAAATCCCGATCGGCATCGTCACCGGCCTGCTCGGCAGTCCGTTTTTTCTGTGGCTGCTGTTCCGGCAAAAACTGATGGGCCATTGA
- a CDS encoding heme ABC transporter ATP-binding protein, which translates to MLQAIDLSLRVGAKTLLDGVTLELRPGEVLAVAGPNGAGKSSLLRAISGELAPFAGQVTMNGRPLAEWPPQQAALLRGVLPQSAGLAFRFTVRDVALMGRSPQRKTHSAAQNRAIAEQALAMTDTGHLAERIYTTLSGGERQRVQLARVLAQIWEPQDPLHRYLLLDEPTSALDLAHQHAVLAIARRFADEQRAGVLAVLHDLNLAALYADRIALLHQGRLAAIGTPAQTLNSELIRQVFAYPVSISSHPQIPDAPLVIPRRQVAPGVQEQ; encoded by the coding sequence ATGCTGCAAGCCATAGACTTGAGCCTGCGCGTCGGCGCGAAAACCTTGCTGGACGGCGTGACGCTGGAGCTGCGCCCCGGCGAAGTGCTGGCCGTGGCCGGCCCGAACGGCGCCGGCAAATCCAGCCTGTTGCGGGCCATCAGCGGCGAACTGGCGCCGTTCGCCGGCCAAGTGACGATGAACGGCCGGCCGCTGGCGGAATGGCCGCCGCAACAGGCGGCCTTGCTGCGCGGCGTATTGCCGCAAAGCGCCGGACTGGCATTCCGCTTCACGGTCCGCGACGTGGCCTTGATGGGCCGCAGCCCGCAACGCAAAACCCACAGCGCCGCGCAAAACCGAGCCATCGCCGAACAGGCGCTGGCGATGACCGATACCGGCCATCTGGCCGAGCGCATCTACACCACGCTGTCCGGCGGCGAACGCCAACGAGTGCAACTGGCGCGGGTGCTGGCGCAAATCTGGGAACCGCAAGACCCGCTGCATCGCTATTTGTTGCTGGACGAACCCACCTCGGCGCTGGACCTGGCCCATCAGCACGCGGTGCTGGCCATCGCCCGCCGCTTCGCCGACGAACAACGGGCCGGGGTGTTGGCGGTCTTGCACGACCTGAATCTGGCCGCGCTGTACGCCGACCGCATCGCCCTGCTGCACCAAGGCCGGCTGGCCGCCATCGGCACGCCGGCGCAGACCCTGAACAGCGAGCTGATCCGGCAAGTATTCGCTTATCCGGTCAGTATCAGTAGTCATCCGCAAATTCCGGACGCGCCGTTGGTGATTCCGCGGCGGCAAGTAGCGCCGGGCGTTCAGGAGCAATGA